In Streptomyces sp. NBC_01707, a genomic segment contains:
- a CDS encoding Dyp-type peroxidase translates to MAHETSATPEEGWSGEGCPASALARRSFLHGAAAGLAGAAGAAVLGSSVANADPTVEIKAEPKSRTIPFHGYHQAGIATLPQQDAIFVSFDVTASSRAKLTDLFRTLTSRARFLTAGGKPPKVARTAAPSDNGIMGPTFVADGLTLTVGVGASLFDSRYGLSKRKPVQLTTMKPFRHDSLDPALSQGDLLIQICADHRDTTVHALLDILTHTKSAMKLRWRIDGQRNPERPVGVRRDWFGFKDGISNPTLSDEAQMNQVVWVQPKSAEPAWAAGGTYHVVRIVHFFIEAWQKVPVAQQERIFGRRKASGAPMYAADEDATDLLDPIYTNDPQGLITPLNSHIRLANPQTPQTAATSTILRRSYDYDRSPNPPELDMGHAFVCFQRKLNTYTTMQTRLEGEALVPFISPRGGGYFFALPGVRDEKDYYARGLLA, encoded by the coding sequence ATGGCTCACGAGACATCCGCGACCCCGGAGGAAGGGTGGAGCGGCGAAGGGTGCCCGGCAAGTGCGCTTGCCCGGCGGTCGTTTCTTCACGGCGCCGCCGCGGGCCTGGCCGGAGCGGCGGGCGCGGCCGTCCTGGGCAGCAGTGTGGCGAACGCCGACCCGACGGTCGAGATCAAGGCGGAACCGAAATCCCGCACGATTCCCTTTCATGGCTATCACCAGGCAGGCATCGCCACCCTGCCCCAACAGGACGCGATTTTCGTCTCGTTCGACGTGACTGCCTCCAGCCGTGCGAAGCTCACCGACCTTTTCCGCACGCTGACCTCGCGAGCCCGCTTCCTCACGGCGGGCGGCAAGCCACCGAAGGTGGCGCGGACCGCGGCACCTTCGGACAACGGCATCATGGGACCCACGTTCGTGGCGGACGGTCTCACCCTCACGGTCGGAGTGGGCGCGTCCCTCTTCGACAGCCGCTACGGATTGAGCAAACGCAAGCCGGTCCAGCTCACTACGATGAAGCCCTTCCGCCATGACAGCCTGGACCCCGCACTGAGCCAGGGCGACCTGCTGATCCAGATCTGCGCCGATCACCGTGACACGACCGTGCACGCATTGCTCGACATCCTGACCCACACCAAGTCAGCGATGAAGCTGCGCTGGCGCATCGACGGCCAGCGTAATCCGGAACGTCCCGTCGGTGTGCGGCGCGACTGGTTCGGTTTCAAGGACGGAATCTCGAACCCGACGCTCTCCGACGAGGCCCAGATGAATCAGGTGGTCTGGGTCCAGCCGAAGAGCGCCGAACCGGCCTGGGCCGCGGGCGGCACGTACCACGTGGTGCGTATCGTGCACTTCTTCATCGAGGCGTGGCAGAAGGTGCCCGTTGCCCAACAGGAGCGGATCTTCGGCCGCCGAAAGGCGAGCGGCGCTCCCATGTACGCCGCGGACGAGGACGCCACGGATCTCCTCGACCCCATCTACACCAATGACCCGCAGGGCCTGATCACTCCGCTGAACTCTCACATCCGCCTCGCCAATCCCCAGACTCCGCAGACCGCGGCGACCAGCACGATTCTGCGTCGGAGCTACGACTACGACCGGAGCCCCAACCCGCCGGAACTCGACATGGGGCATGCATTCGTCTGCTTCCAGCGAAAGCTGAACACCTACACCACCATGCAGACCCGGCTGGAAGGCGAAGCACTGGTGCCGTTCATCAGCCCAAGGGGCGGGGGTTACTTCTTCGCGCTTCCCGGTGTCCGGGACGAGAAGGACTACTACGCCCGTGGGCTCCTGGCCTGA
- a CDS encoding MerR family transcriptional regulator produces the protein MTAEDPLGRLDDDDYPAYTMGRAAEILGTTPAFLRAIGEARLITPLRSEGGHRRYSRYQLKIAARARELVDQGTPVEAACRIIILEDQLDEAQRINEELRRPATRSRSKSEA, from the coding sequence ATGACCGCAGAAGATCCGCTCGGCCGTCTCGACGACGACGACTACCCCGCCTACACCATGGGCCGGGCCGCCGAAATACTCGGTACGACCCCCGCGTTCCTGCGGGCCATCGGCGAAGCTCGCCTCATCACTCCCCTGCGCTCCGAAGGCGGCCACCGCCGCTACTCCCGCTATCAGTTGAAGATCGCCGCCCGCGCCCGTGAACTCGTCGACCAGGGCACCCCGGTTGAGGCGGCCTGCCGCATCATCATCCTCGAAGACCAGCTCGACGAAGCCCAGCGCATCAACGAAGAACTGCGCCGACCCGCCACCCGGTCCCGCTCCAAGTCCGAGGCCTGA
- a CDS encoding cytochrome D1 domain-containing protein: MYVTNQQDNTLSVIDAATYKVVATVPAGVAPEGLAVTKDGRRVYIANSGSARVSVLDTANNKIVKTVKVGKSPTGVGLRPDGKSLYVTNGGSNTVSVIDTRTNRVTATIPVGKSPVSVAFSPDGGTAYVANSGSGNLSVIDTGKRRVTRKLAAGHAPVGVAITPDGKSAYVADELAARVLVVGTRSGKATAVPVGEGPFDTAIGPAGRFAYSAVLGPGNVSVIDIGNHSVVGTISLGPPGTDPFNLEVTNDAIYVTNQGAGTLTVIDPHAHKVVATVSLGAGPYGVAVS; encoded by the coding sequence GTGTACGTCACGAATCAACAGGACAACACGCTCTCGGTGATCGACGCCGCTACCTACAAGGTCGTCGCAACCGTGCCGGCCGGCGTGGCGCCCGAAGGCCTGGCCGTCACCAAGGACGGCAGACGCGTGTACATCGCCAACAGCGGCTCGGCACGGGTCTCGGTCCTGGACACCGCGAACAACAAGATCGTCAAAACCGTGAAGGTCGGGAAGAGCCCCACCGGTGTCGGGCTCAGACCCGACGGCAAGTCCCTGTATGTCACCAACGGCGGTTCGAACACCGTCTCGGTGATCGACACCCGGACCAACCGGGTGACCGCGACCATCCCGGTCGGCAAGTCTCCGGTGAGCGTGGCGTTCAGTCCTGACGGCGGTACGGCCTACGTGGCGAATTCCGGGTCCGGCAACCTGTCCGTCATCGACACCGGTAAGCGCCGGGTCACCCGGAAACTTGCCGCTGGGCACGCCCCGGTGGGCGTCGCCATCACCCCGGACGGCAAGTCGGCGTACGTCGCCGACGAGTTGGCGGCGCGCGTCCTCGTCGTCGGAACCCGTTCCGGCAAGGCGACCGCCGTGCCCGTCGGGGAGGGCCCTTTCGACACGGCCATCGGGCCCGCCGGCCGCTTCGCCTACTCGGCCGTTCTCGGCCCGGGCAACGTATCCGTGATCGACATCGGCAACCACAGCGTCGTGGGAACCATTTCGCTGGGCCCACCCGGCACCGATCCGTTCAACCTGGAGGTCACCAACGACGCCATCTACGTCACGAACCAGGGAGCGGGCACTCTCACGGTCATCGACCCGCATGCCCACAAGGTCGTCGCGACCGTCTCCCTCGGCGCCGGTCCCTACGGCGTGGCGGTGAGCTGA
- a CDS encoding PP2C family protein-serine/threonine phosphatase, giving the protein MGVQRASMDRLLQQPSGRGLVAIPLALIIVITVVDIHSPVDVHLGPLLVIAPALTASFAGPWLTAAIGVLAVAAQVFIAVLHGGLGTSNHIAQITALIVLSALVVFVCYVRERRGRQLSRARSVAETAQRVLLRPPPRRIGPLRVSWLYLAAEDETQIGGDLFAIARAAHPGTRVIIGDVRGKGMAAIGEASLVLGAFREGAHRYGTLPELTAALEESFCRNLEDVADTEHDPGEHFITSLVLDIPDHGSQAQMINCGHPPPLLVHDRQVTALHSRRPAPPLGMCGLPGASHLADPFPFETGDILLLYTDGVIEARSPTGAFYPLEERVASFSATSPDALLRHIHDDLLAHVGEQPTDDAALLVIERTASHHLHLPHAE; this is encoded by the coding sequence ATGGGTGTCCAGCGCGCATCGATGGACCGCCTCCTTCAGCAGCCGTCGGGTCGCGGACTGGTGGCGATCCCGCTCGCGTTGATCATTGTGATCACTGTGGTGGACATCCACTCTCCGGTCGATGTCCACCTGGGCCCGCTGCTGGTCATCGCGCCCGCGCTCACCGCCTCTTTCGCCGGACCATGGCTGACTGCGGCAATCGGCGTTCTGGCTGTGGCCGCTCAGGTATTCATCGCTGTTCTCCATGGCGGGCTGGGCACGTCCAACCACATCGCGCAGATCACCGCCCTGATCGTGCTTTCCGCTTTGGTGGTTTTCGTCTGCTACGTGCGGGAGCGGCGTGGTCGTCAGTTGAGCAGGGCACGATCGGTCGCGGAGACAGCACAGCGAGTTCTGCTGCGGCCTCCGCCTCGACGGATCGGGCCGCTTCGTGTGTCCTGGCTGTATCTGGCCGCCGAGGACGAGACCCAGATCGGCGGCGACCTGTTTGCGATCGCCCGCGCGGCCCATCCAGGCACGCGGGTGATCATCGGTGACGTCCGTGGCAAAGGCATGGCCGCCATCGGTGAGGCATCGCTGGTGCTGGGCGCGTTCCGTGAGGGTGCTCACCGCTACGGCACGCTGCCCGAGCTCACGGCGGCACTCGAGGAGAGCTTCTGCCGGAACCTGGAGGATGTGGCGGATACCGAGCACGACCCCGGCGAGCACTTCATCACCTCCCTCGTGCTCGACATTCCCGACCACGGCTCACAGGCCCAGATGATCAACTGCGGCCATCCTCCGCCGCTGCTGGTGCACGATCGCCAGGTGACGGCCCTGCACTCGCGTCGCCCCGCACCCCCGCTGGGCATGTGCGGACTACCCGGCGCGAGCCACCTCGCCGACCCGTTCCCGTTCGAGACCGGCGACATCCTTCTGCTCTACACCGACGGCGTCATCGAAGCGCGGTCACCGACCGGAGCCTTCTACCCGCTCGAAGAACGCGTCGCCTCCTTTTCTGCCACCAGCCCCGATGCCCTGCTGCGTCACATCCACGACGACCTGCTCGCCCACGTCGGCGAGCAGCCGACCGACGACGCCGCCCTCCTCGTCATCGAACGCACCGCCTCCCACCACCTCCACCTGCCGCACGCGGAGTGA